TCATATCTGACAGAGAAGACATCTAAAAGAAATCCAGATCAGGTCTGTTAAACTACTTTACtcaaaaaaatatctttatttgaGGAgttcaaaaaatgaaaatatagcAAATCTAGAAAAGACATTCAACTTTTTTCTCCTAAGAGGGAAAACTTTGAAAGAAATTCTCTACAGGATGCAGcaaaaactatatattttaagttttattctcttaatttaatttctatttAATCTAAACCTATTTATCTCAAACAAGGAAcaataaatgttaaagaaatctTGTTGATTAGGTCCATACATTTACAGGAACCAAAAAAAATAATACCCAAAGACCAAAAAGAAATCTCTTGCGAAAGCTCATCCATTGTAGGAATCTTGTTTTGACAAAAGCAGAATAAAGCGTCACAGTTGCCAACACAATCCAACATTTGTGAAGAAAACAGGCTAAATCTGGTGTGCAGGGATTTAAGTGAAGTGTAAAGTGAAGACCGAGGTTGGCAGCCGCTACAGATTAGTCCAGGTTTTCCACATGAAACCCTCTGTGCTGACAGGAGGATAAATACTAACGGCTCGATTTTCAAGTTCATGCCTTGTTGTGGTGTTCCTTTACTGCACAGCACATCAACAGACCGTACATCACAGGTTTGTCACAACCGCAGACTGGACTCATATTTCTAAGCTAACAGAGAAATGAACCCTTTAACCACTGAaatcgagaaaaaaaaaacattacattaagAGTTGTAATCgtcactgaaactgaaaagaagCAAACATTATTCATCATGTGTCCTCAATTCACACACCACATTTACTACTAAGTGGGCACATGGCTCAAATTCTCCATGCTCGACAATTAAGTCCTATTAAAACACTCCAATCATAAAATTTGCCATTTTACCACGGCTACACACCGACCACATTCATTTCACATTGATGTAACCTCTGGTTGAAATCCAACACCAGCCAGTCACACTCTGTGTTTAGTGTCATGACTGTGTGAGTAACCTTTTTCTACAACCTTCCGctgacacacaaaccaacataGATTTCCAACAAATATATCGATGTGACAAAGTATTTAAAGAAAACTGTTACCATGCCAAAGAACAATCAATAAAATCAACAAAGCAACCACAATGCCACATGCTTTTAGACTTCATCACACTTCAACCAGTAAAACAATAGCAGAGTGGCCAAAGAGAAAGATGTTCTTACTTTAATCGAGCAGACTTGTCAGAGTCCCAGAGACACAGACCCAGGCAGAGAAGTGTTAAGAAGGTATATATTGCAATCTGTGAAGGCCCTCTAAATCCTCCACTTTCTCTTTATGGAAGTGGATTACTAGACAAACCAATGAGCTGGCAAGGTCATGAAATACAGTACAGTGTCATCTGCCCCCTTCCTCTGACCGCCTCATTATAAATAACCCGCCCTTTAAGATTCTTATCTGTATTATCTTGTGCCATCGAGCTCCTGATGCACAAAATGCAGCAAAGTGATTAAACCACAGAGGCATTTTGTAATCAACAGTtaatataaacaaacagaagttaTTTAAAGGTTTGACAAGATACAGCAAATGTGCTGTTGTTTATTAAtctggaaacattttaaatttcatattCTAGTTCAGATTTCCACTAACACAGAGTGGAGTATTTATAATCCGACAGGATATATGGAATCATTGGTGTTATGAGATTATAATGAGTATTCACATGATGGCAGAAATATGAGGCAGGACATCTGTGGGGAGTTTGTGCAGCTTGACAAAGACATAGTTGCAATTTTGTCAAGCACAATGGCTTTTTAAAGAGGCGGAAGGAAAACAATGACTTAGAATTTTACTGTTTGGTGTTTCTCTTTGTTATACTTTTAGATTTTGGTAGTGGAGCAGTCATTATCTTCATGTCATGATTTCGGATTGTACCTTTAATAAAAAGACTGAAGTAAATTGAACTCACACAACAGTTGCAGCAAAGATGGAGCTGTCCTAGAGTCAGCTTGATAcctgaaaagacaaaaccatGTTAATATACACTCAATTATACAAGGTAATATCAGAGTTAAACATCTATGATGTATGATGTATATTAATACACAGAATACATAAACAATCACAATTATTCtatgaacatatcatttatttaattcaaccatgttttcaccagcttccaCTTTACATGCATTACAACTGCATTATAGTGTTATAAACCATATGCTTATATACCGCTTTTTAATGCTAAATTAGTTTAAGTGTTACTAtatcaacatttaaaatcaaccaatataacaaataaatacagtaatAATGGTAAATAAAGACTTACCTCTGATCTTTTCCTGGATGGTTGAGAAATGTTTTACACAGATATAAAAACCTGAGAAGTTTCCAATAACAACTGCAGTTCATAGAGTTCATATGAAGGGATAAATAATTTGTATGAAATTATTGGGGCTCATGTGTCTCGCTGTTTCTCACTATACGATTACACCTCCTTCCAGgatgtgatgaagatgacaCCTCTTTAAACTTGGGTCCGTCTTACATCATTAGAGGCTTTGCACATCATAAAACCGGAACTACCAAGTAAGAAGCATGGATGGATTACCAGACACACCTACTAGTCACTTCATGCATGTTCTGACGTATGGAACCTCTAAGACCCTGCACCAGAGCCACTGTATGAAAGTGATTGTCAAGAGTTCAATTATAAGATCAAAAAATGATCACAAAGAGACgaaacaagcagcaatagaatCAACTATAGACACAAACAACTACAAAGTGACGAAAAAAGATCCTTCCCTCAAAAAATTACAGAGAAATATCCACAAAGATTTCAAAAGATTTCATGTACTCCTAATTATCTGCATGCATTAGCTGTTGTTCAACAGCAGTTACCCAAATATGTGTTACCCAAGTATCCATaagtctttctgttttgttttggggAAAAATAATGTAATTGTCATATTGTCAATGCGTATGTCAGGAAACATTAAACTGGTGTTTGGATCAAACATAATCTCCGATAACTCAACAACATGTGAGCAACAAGAATATGACCAGAAAACCAGAGGTGGGTAGTAACACATTATATTTACTCCGTTACATGTACTTGAATATAGTTTTCTCAATATATTTTACTTCTTAGAGTGGTTGTTTTGTAGAATACTTTTAACTCCTACTGatcttacatttacatttacatccatatttatgttttattcattttcacactgtGGACACAGTGAAGGCCAATCAAAAATCAGCTAGAAGCAGAAATACGTGGttgggggttcagtatcttgctcaaggacacctCGGTATGAGGAATGGGAGCGACATGGATCAAATCGCAAACCTTCAGGTTAGTTGACCCCCCCTTTGTAGATCCCctgttatttataatttttcattTAGACTGAAAATGACTTTAAGTCAAGACTGACTCTTGAatttgtaaatattaaaaatatattagtATTCATAGTCTTTGGAGAGCTGGTTGTATTTTAGTTGTATGTGTAGATACAGTATGTGTACGACAAACGTGTAAATCCAAGTAAACATGAGGAAACAGCTCCTTCAACAGGTTTTACTTCTTTATTTGACAGAACTTTTCACAGCTTACATATTAATTATCTGAATGGTAATTTGAACCAGTGCAGTCAATGTAAAACAAAGACCACATATTCTGCAGCTTTGTTAAGACACTGACTTAAGCCTCGGTCTCAAACATCTTCTTTCTGCCATCCATGCCAGCTTTGTCTTCAATGTTTTTACGCCAGTCGCCGACGTCACGCAGTTCTTTATCCTGAAACCCCAAGACAACAGGAAATGGATCAGGACCAGGTGGTTTAATGAAACATGACTTTACTTAACTCAACAAATCAGAAATTATATTcgttaattattaattatatattataagaaTCAAATGTACACTATCTGGTCGAGGCTGGACATCTGGACCTACCTGAATCAAGCTTAATAAACATGATTAATGGAAGAAGTTATAGTGGTATATAGTAGATATAGATTAGGTGAAAAATAAGTGCAAGCCTTTGGTTCAAAAGGGTTGTACTTAGTCTTTTAATGAATCGTGGGTGTGTTCTGGTGTGTGGGTGTCTGACAGCCACTCGTTATTTAAGATGGCTTCTAATCATCACAGAATGTTTGCGTCACagcaaaataaatcactgattGCAAGTTGGACAGTGTGCAGAAGGTTTTGTTCCCTGTGTTCTGGAGGATAATGAATAAATCAGATGGACATTCTCAGCTACTGACTTCAGTGCACATGACCACACCTCATTTTACAACCAACACACCCATGGGTGCTAAGATGGGAGCAAGCATTTTCgctatttaaatatttgtgctGGACAAGAAAATGAGAACAGAGTCAGTCCGAAACTAGCAGAGGAAGTTGCGTTGTGCTCTGCCTCGCTCTGTGCTAGTTAGATAGCCAATATTAACCTTGCAACACATTTACACTGCACATGTGAATGAGTCCAGCCAgctcctcacctcctctttcaCCTCCTTCTTGACCTGCTTCAGGTTGGCCCTCAGGTCCAGGTTGACTGTGTGTTTGGAGCCCAGCAGAGCTTTCAGCATGGCGTCAGCAGACATACGCACTTTCCTCAGGACAGGCTTCTTGAATTTGCCCATCAGGTCCTGAACCTTGATCTTCAGGTCATCGATCTAGAAGGTAGAAAGTGGTAAGGGACAACCAGTTGCAAAATGAAGCCATGATTCACTACGAACAGAGCAGTAGGCCTACAGCTAAGCAGAAAATACTAAATATAATACTACTGGCCTTTAGCCATGTTTGCAAACACAGCACACGTTCTATGCTCTCCCCCAAGGGGCACATGACGACATCAGCGATACTCAGCAGTAACTCCAGCTATGCAGCTATGCTACCCGAACTTGCGATGCTACCGCTCACCCCACACCCACCCTTGGGAAAGAGCTTGAGTTCGCGTGAACATGGCTCCAGgcaggaggatatcagaggacatttagactACATGACGTGTAAATGACGCCTTTtcgagtcgaatttgaatgtcggagcttatggacacttggagCAGTATGAAAgtattttatgtctttttctgtttttttcgatttgaagaagtggtcccAGTTACTTGTTAATTGTGTTGGATGAACACcatttacccctgagactccaaaagtgttctgtggactcaaacacacacccctCTATCTGCATAGTGGCGAGTAGATAACAAGTGAATTTCTctgtgaactattcctttaagatGGGTTATAGGGTCATTCAAATCTATAGCACACCTCAGCAGTTTCCGCTTTAGTTTCCTTTTTATTCTGCCTGTTgtcttgtttcctcttttattttgtctagTTTCAGGTCACTTCACTTCCTGATCCTcctgtgtttccctctgtcCTGTTATTTTGAGCATGATTctgtctcagtgtctgtgtgttgtgtctctggCCAGTGTGATATAACCCCCCACAGGGAGCATTACTATTCCTTAATCACTCTATTCAAAATTTCCCAGAActccacacacatttttattattaaggGCACAGCTAATTCAGGTTCAGTGTATTGCTCAAGGACATTTCGACACGGGgacaggaggagctggggatcgaaACAACAACCTTACGATTGGTGAACGACCTCCTGGACTAAACCACTGAAGGTTCTGCAGGATTTATGATgtcaaatgatttattaatgaTTATAATTTACCTCCTTGTCGGACTTGTTGACTTTCACCTCCAGGTTGTATCGCTCCTCATCGATCACGTCGATCTTGTGGTGGATCTCCCTGCACAGCTcctgaacacaaacatcaacaacatgTCTTTTTTCAGAACATACAAGACAACATTGTAAATATTCATTTTTGCCATAAGAGTTTGACGATAAGTTGCtaaccaccagcagatgttagggacaGGGACATGGtcagttgtgtaccttagcGTCAGTGCGTGCTATGATCTTTTAACTACAAGACACCCTCTGCGAAGGCAG
This genomic interval from Paralichthys olivaceus isolate ysfri-2021 chromosome 7, ASM2471397v2, whole genome shotgun sequence contains the following:
- the LOC109624385 gene encoding troponin I, fast skeletal muscle-like — its product is MAEKKMSSSRKHHIKSLMLSIAKGLLEEEEREQEEERGRYMAENCPPVSMPRSMQELQELCREIHHKIDVIDEERYNLEVKVNKSDKEIDDLKIKVQDLMGKFKKPVLRKVRMSADAMLKALLGSKHTVNLDLRANLKQVKKEVKEEDKELRDVGDWRKNIEDKAGMDGRKKMFETEA